The Candidatus Hydrogenedentota bacterium genomic sequence CGAAGGCGTCAGGCTGCAAGTGCCGCCGGCCGCGCTGGATGCGCCGGTGGTATTGGGCATTGCCAAGACCGAAACCGCGCCCAAGGTGGACGCGGCGGCGGGCGAACGGATTGTCTCGACGCCGGTCGCCATCAACCACAACCGGCCGGAAGCGCTGTCGCTCCATCCGGACAAGCCCATCGTCATGCGGTTCATTTACACGCTGGCGATGGTTCCCTCAGCAAGCCGGAAAAGCCCCCTTTTGCAGGTGCTTGCCCGCCAGGACGACGGCAGCACGATCCCGATCCTCGGCGAAGTGGACGGCGACGCCGTCCGGATTTGCGTGACAGGGCTGCCCCGCACGGCCATCTATGCGGTGGCGTTGCGTCCCGCGGCGCAGGAAGAAGAGATCGCGGTGCAGCCGCCACCGGCCAAGGAGACGACCAGTTACACGTGGCCTTCGGGCGTGTGGCGGGTTTCCTACACGCCCCAAATGCTTCAGGCAGCCACGGCGTTGCGCGTGGGTACAATTGCGGACCCGCTTCCCTATGACAATCGAAACTTCTCGGACGGCGCGGTGGCAACCACGCAGGCCGATATCCGTGCGGCCATCAACCGCATTCACGCATGGTGCCGCGACGCCGGGTTTATCGCGCCCCGTCTCTGCGCCGGCGCGAACAATGCGCTCTCGCTGATTCTGCACCCATTCAACGACCCGCCGCGCAGCCGCTTTCCCCGGCTGGCCGATGTGCCGTTTGCGGTGTCGCCCTACGGCGGGATCGTGATCGATCCCGAACAGTTGATAGCCATTTGCAAGAAAAACGCCGAAGCCGTCGAGGATGACGCGCTGCCCTTGCTGGCCGATCGCAGACAGGAACTCGACTTTGCCAACGCCTTTGCGCAGGAACTCTTCCGCGCAATTTACCGCGGATACGATTTCCCCATCGTGAAGGCGGCCAGCCCCTCCGATTTGGACTCTTCCGGTCGCGCCCGCGCCATCCCCTTCAGCCAGGCTTATTGCGATGGTCTGGCGGCATTTCTGGGACAACTGGCCTCGAACGTCCGGCAAGGCCTGTATTTCATACCGCGGTCCATGGGCCACAACGAATTCGCCATGCTCGACGAACCCTTGTTCGCGCCCTTTGCCGCCTCGTCGCCCGCGTATTCGTACGCGGCGCAGGATTTCCTGTTCTACCTCCTGCGGGGCTTATCCTCGGCGCCTTCGACGCCCGACACGGCCGCCGCCCAAGTGCTGGCGTTTCTGGCCGATTCCTATGAAGGCGTTCTGGAACTCATCCGCACCAACGAAAGCGCCTTGGCCAACCAGGCGGCGATACCGTCCTTCCGCGACGCAACCCTCGCGGCCAACCGGGGTCTGGAATTGGCCTTCAAGCGCGCCTTCGGCCCCGCCCTGACCCTGGCGGACGTTTATTGGAACTACGCGCGCGGCCGGGCCTACGACAATCCCTCCGCCGGCACGGCAAACGAATGGACCAGTTTTCTGCGCCCGACCGATGCGCTCGACCCGGACGGATTCGCGCGCCAGCCGTACCAGTTGAATCTCGACCGCTTCTCGCCGAACGCCGTGACCGACGTGGTCATTTCACAGGCAAACCTCGCCCAAGAAATCTCCCATCGCTCCGTGCCCATGCTCGACAACATCCCGCCCCTATCGACCCGCGCGTTGATCCTGACCGCCCAGAGCGTCTACGGCGAATTGGATTTGACGCTGGACGCCTTTGCATGGACCCCCGATGCCGACGGCAACAGCATGAAGGTGCTGGTGTGCGAAAACGGCAAGGAAGGCGTCGAATTGTCCCCCGAAAACGCCCGGGTGGTCTACGACGACTTCAACGGCGCCACGGGACCCTCCGAACTGATCGTGTTGTTGAGCAACGTCACGGCGGACCGTTTCTATTCGGCCTCTCTCAGCGCCACGATACGAACCGGCGAAGCGGGCGCCACCGGATTCCTGCTCGGCTATGTGACCGATGCGGCGACCACCGATCCCATCGGCAACGTGGCGGTCGAGGTACGCAGAAAAGACAACGGTTCCCTCCTCGGTTCGACGAAGACCGGGACCTCCGGCATCCTCAACGGCGTCTTCTACTTCCCCAGCCTACCCGTCGTGGATGTCGAAATCACGCTGACCAAGACCGGATACCAGACCCGCAAGGTCAACGCGCAAGTGACCCCCGGCACCCTGGATCCGTCCAATCCTATGGCCAGCGCCATCATGATTTCGATGACCAGCAGCCGATGAAACGCCGAATTCCGGGACTGTCAAAAGGTAAGAA encodes the following:
- a CDS encoding PKD domain-containing protein, which codes for MKRVSACRVVLALSLVVVGLAGCPPDDRGAPQPSFTASPASGSPPLAVQFTDTSQPGISQIRSWFWEFGDGSTSTLRNPSHIYYAPGAYSVSLSVTTAVGTRRATFARYITVAEPGTVAQVGVAGGSLQAEGVRLQVPPAALDAPVVLGIAKTETAPKVDAAAGERIVSTPVAINHNRPEALSLHPDKPIVMRFIYTLAMVPSASRKSPLLQVLARQDDGSTIPILGEVDGDAVRICVTGLPRTAIYAVALRPAAQEEEIAVQPPPAKETTSYTWPSGVWRVSYTPQMLQAATALRVGTIADPLPYDNRNFSDGAVATTQADIRAAINRIHAWCRDAGFIAPRLCAGANNALSLILHPFNDPPRSRFPRLADVPFAVSPYGGIVIDPEQLIAICKKNAEAVEDDALPLLADRRQELDFANAFAQELFRAIYRGYDFPIVKAASPSDLDSSGRARAIPFSQAYCDGLAAFLGQLASNVRQGLYFIPRSMGHNEFAMLDEPLFAPFAASSPAYSYAAQDFLFYLLRGLSSAPSTPDTAAAQVLAFLADSYEGVLELIRTNESALANQAAIPSFRDATLAANRGLELAFKRAFGPALTLADVYWNYARGRAYDNPSAGTANEWTSFLRPTDALDPDGFARQPYQLNLDRFSPNAVTDVVISQANLAQEISHRSVPMLDNIPPLSTRALILTAQSVYGELDLTLDAFAWTPDADGNSMKVLVCENGKEGVELSPENARVVYDDFNGATGPSELIVLLSNVTADRFYSASLSATIRTGEAGATGFLLGYVTDAATTDPIGNVAVEVRRKDNGSLLGSTKTGTSGILNGVFYFPSLPVVDVEITLTKTGYQTRKVNAQVTPGTLDPSNPMASAIMISMTSSR